The DNA segment AAAGCCCTCCATCCCATCCTCCTGCACAATGCCGAGGCGGATGACGGCTTTGAGGTTGTCCTTGTGCTGCGCGCGGCCCATACAGACGGCATAGCTGTACCCCAGTTCATCCATGATGTTCATCACGGAAACATCGTATTCGCCGTAGGGATAGGCCAGGGTGGTGACCGGGCGACCATAGCGGTTCTCGATGGTTTCCTTCGCCATCTGCAAGTCGCTTTTCACGCGGCTGCGCACCTCGTCGGGCGTCTCTTTCCGTCCTGTCTTGGCATCAACGACCTTCGGCGCAATCAGCAAGGACCGTCCATTCACCTTGTCGTGAAGGTCAAAGGTGTGTGACTGGACGTCGCAGAGCCCGCTGGCCACCATCTCGTCCACCTGGCGCCAATCGAGAAGATCCGCTTTGGCGGGGTTGAAGGTGTGGGGCGGGTTTTCATCCAGGAGCCAGCCCGCCACCGGGAAGAGGGTAAAGGGATAGTTGTACTTTTTTAGGATGGGAAAGGCCAGGGTGTAGTTCGATTCATAACCGTCGTCAAAGGTGAGCGCCACCGGTCGAGATGGCAGGGGCGTTCCCTTTTGGGCGTAATCCCAGATGCGCTGGAGCGGAACCACATGGTAGCCCTCCCGGCGCAGGTACTCCATCTGGGCCGCAAAGTCATCGATGATGACGGCCACGCCATTGTTCTTAAAATAACCCCGGTTGGTAAAGTGATGGTACATGAGAATCCGGATCGGTTCTCCCGCCTGGTGGTATCGCCCCGGCGTTTCCGCAGCGGCTCCTGCGTCGGCCGTCGACGACGGCGAAACAGGGGGATTCGCTCCTGTCGATGCATCAGTCGAAGCGGCGCTGTTCGGTGTCGGCGGGGCAGCCGACGACGAGCCGGTCGGCCCACAGCCCGTCGCGAAGGCCGCCAGCAGGAGCAGGACGACGACAAAAGCCGCCAGCCCCATCCTTTTTCTCTTCAAGGACAATGTCATCCAATCATCTCCGCGTCATCAGGCTGATGGAACAAAAAGCGCCGATTCGGTTCAGGGAGAATCGGCGCGTTCACATTTTAGCCTATTTTTAGGACAAGGATAGCACAAAATCGCGTCGCCCTTCAATCTTTCTCCATTATTTTTCCACTTTTCTCTGAAAATTCGGGAAATTGGTTGCCTTTTGCAATGGCGGTGAAGGCGAGAC comes from the Heliomicrobium gestii genome and includes:
- a CDS encoding polysaccharide deacetylase family protein — translated: MTLSLKRKRMGLAAFVVVLLLLAAFATGCGPTGSSSAAPPTPNSAASTDASTGANPPVSPSSTADAGAAAETPGRYHQAGEPIRILMYHHFTNRGYFKNNGVAVIIDDFAAQMEYLRREGYHVVPLQRIWDYAQKGTPLPSRPVALTFDDGYESNYTLAFPILKKYNYPFTLFPVAGWLLDENPPHTFNPAKADLLDWRQVDEMVASGLCDVQSHTFDLHDKVNGRSLLIAPKVVDAKTGRKETPDEVRSRVKSDLQMAKETIENRYGRPVTTLAYPYGEYDVSVMNIMDELGYSYAVCMGRAQHKDNLKAVIRLGIVQEDGMEGFAKKMNQWAWTIKGKK